The genome window TTTTTTGGCCGATTGGACCAATCCGCAATGAATGCGTCCGCTCGAGACTTGTTGAAGCGGGTCGGAATTACCAAGGATATTCCGCCGGAGACCGCAATCTCCGCGCTATCGGGGGGCGAACGCCAGGCGGTCGCAATCGCCCGCGCCATGCAGTTTGATAGCGATCTGATCATCCTGGATGAGCCGACCAACAATCTGGGCGTTGCCGAAACGCAAGGGGTTCTCCGTTTCGTTCGCGAAGCGCGCGATACCGGACACTCCTGCATCTTCATCGCCCACAATATCCACCATGTGTTTCAGGTGGTCGACCGCATCATCGTGATGCGTGGCGGAAGGGTTGTCGCAGACGACATAGATCCAAAACTGACGACAATCGCCCAGGTCGAAAGGATCATCACCGGCGAGGAAATGCTCAACGCCATTACCAGCTGATTGTGTTTCGACGGTGCCAAGCCTCCTGATGCCTTGCTGCGGCATCAGGACATGCACCATCAGCTATAGGGACCGACCAGCGATTTAACCAGACTTAGGACCTTAAGCCGCGTCCTTGCATCCTTGATCTTGGCGAAGGCGCGGTTTAGCTCGATGCCCTCCCCTGAAGCCAGGAATCCCGCTAAGTCACTGCCGGAGGTAAAAATTTCTTCTCCAGCACTTTCCGACAGCTCAGAGACGCCCTCGAAGAAAAACGAAACCGGCACGTCGAGACAATCTGCGACGCTTTGCAGCCGGCTGGCACCGACCCGGTTTTTGCCTTTTTCATATTTCTGGACTTGCTGGAACGTCACATTCAGCCCTTCGGCGAGCGTCGTTTGACTCATGCCCAATATGCGGCGTCGCATCCGGATGCGTTTTCCGACCTCGACGTCAATCGGACTCGGATCCTTTTGGTTTGGCCCCTTATTATGCACGTTTCTCTCTTTCTGGCAGACAGTGCCTCGCTGGCAGACAGTGCCTCGCGCTTAACGACCTAGCAATCTTCATGGGAAAATGACGGGTCGCACGAGCCGACCTGTTGAGTTCCCGCTTTACCGCCAACAATGTTGAAATAGTTGACTCCATCCCGGCGAAGCTTGCTCAATCGAAAGTCTGAATGGACAAAAAGACCGCCCATCGAACCTGGGGAGCCGATGGGCGGGGGGCTGCTCCGGAACCTACTCGCATCATGCTCGCAAGTCCCACCACCATGACTGCCGTGTCAAATCGCAAACTTCAATGCGTTAGCGTCATGCGGTGAACGTACGTTCTGTTTTCCTGCGTATTCGGGATAATAGTTGCGTTATGCGAATATACCGCGTCGGCCAACACGCCGTATGTCAGTCGATATCCACAGGCACAGCCGATCGACGACCGCAGCTTCGCCGCCATGGCTTCGATTGGTGTCAAAACGGTCTGCAGGCGAATGCGTTTACTTGCCCTCGCCTCGGCGCAGTTTCGCTGCGTTGGACGGCATTTCGCCGAAGGATTGCTGATAGAGCGCTGCGAAACGTCCCATATGGGAGAATCCCCAGCTCCGCGCGACTTCGGCAACCGAGAGAGAGGTGGCCGGATCCGTCAGCGCTTTGCGCACGCCTTCCAGGCGGATTATCCGCAGATAGTTTAAAGGCGTCGTGTCCTTGAACTGCTGAAAAGCTGCCTGCAAGGCCCGCACGCTTGTGCCGGCCGCCTCGGCGATATCGGCGATACTCATCGGAGACGAAACATTGGCATGCATATATTCGATCGCTCTCTTCAAGCGCTTTGGTATTGCAGGGGACGTCTGTTTTGCCAGCCGTGCGGAATAGTTATTCGGGACAGTTTCCAAAAGCGTGATCATCATCGCCTGCAACAGGCGCTCGACGAACGTCGACGAGGACTGATGCTCATCTTCGACATCCAGGCAGTTCCAGATAAGATTTCCGAGTGTGGTTATCCGCGATCCTTTTACGGTCGCCAAATCGACGGTGTTAGCGAAATCGATGTCGCCGTCGACCGGCGCATCAAGCAGTTCACTCAGTTGACGGATCATTGCGGATTTTTCGAACGCGATGCCGATATGACTGCGGTCTTCGTGAAGGACCAGCTCGTCGAAACGCGACATATCACCCAAGAGGCCTGCCGCCGGCTCCGATACGAGCTGCTTTCGACCCGAGTCGATTGCCATCACGCCCGAGGATGGCAGGTAAAGAGCGTACGCGTCTGGTCCGCTGGGAAGGGTAACCCTCATCCCGGAATGGCACCTTCCATTCCAGACATTGAAGCGCCCAACGGCATAATGCCGGTCTTCCACCGAGATCAGCGAGCCTCGGTGAAGCGGCTCGACCGTCGCGGGCGATAAGGTCCTTGCATAATGTTCCGTCATTTCGTCGGCATCGGCATCAACGATCTTGAAGACGGAATGAGTGACGTACCTCATTATTTCCCCCAAATGAGCGATCCCGAGACGCTCTCTAGGGGCCACCCAAATCCCAAGAAAGCAGACGTAGATCGTATTATTACCTACTAATACTGAGCAAACCTCAACACGACTGCATCCCCTGCAGAAACACTATCCAAAACGCGCATTTTACTACCTAAAATAAACAATATGCTCGGCGATACCTGCGTCCAGTGGTTGCGCATGAAAACTCCACTTCCTGCGCGCATATTGCTGATTCTATTGAGTTTAATGAACATCCCTTAAGCGCTCTGAATCCTGCTGCTGAAGCGTCGCTCCCTTTCGTTGCATGAATATTCAGATAATGAAAGCTAGAAAGAAGTTAAATAATGTAAATGTCATGCGGCTTCGCAAATGTATTTTAAGTATTAAATAATGCCGCTTGTATCTGCGCTCCACTTAGCCGAGCATGACTTAGCTATCCTGAATATGGCAGCTCGGCGCCATCCACAGCCCGAATCCGCGATGACGACGACGAGGCTCTTGACGGAATGTTATCGATAACATAGCCTCTTCTCACCTGAACTTTGGGAGGAGCAGGATGGACGACGGAAAGCTGCTCGAATTTTGCGACATCACTAAAGAATTTGGTGGAACGCGCGCATTGTCGAATGTCTCGCTGGATCTGAAACCGGGAGAAATTCTGGCTCTTCTTGGTGAGAACGGCGCGGGAAAGTCGACCCTCATCAAGACGCTGGCGGGCATCTACAGACCGGATGGCGGACAAATTCTGTTTCGCGGCAAACCATATCATCACCGCCCGCCGCGGCCAAACCAGCGCCAGCCGATCGCCTTCATTCATCAAGATCTGGGGCTGATCGAATGGATGACGGTTGGCGAAAATGTTGGTCTCGCACAGGGCTATTCGCTGCGCGGCCGGCTGATCGACTGGCGCGCGACCGACCGCCGTACGGCGGAGGCTCTGAAGCTTGTGGGCTGCGATTTCGATCCGTCGACACGGATTCAAGAACTGACCCGAACCGAAAAGTCGCTTGTCGCGATAGCGCGTGCTCTCGCCGTCGAGGCAGACGTTCTCGTTCTCGACGAGCCGACGGCAAGCCTGCCCGCCGATGAAGTCGAAAAGCTGTTTGCCGCCATCCGCCCGCTCAAGGAACGTGGTGTTGCGATGATCTATGTCTCGCATCGGCTGGATGAGATCTTCAGGATCGCCGATCGCGTTGCGGTGCTCCGCGATGGCCAACTGGTCGGGCAAAAACCAGTTTCCGACACGTCGCCGGACGAGCTGATCCGAATGATCGTCGGACGCAAGGCCGACCAGCTCTTCGTCAAGGCCGAACGGACCGCAGGGCCTGCCATTGTTTCGGTCAGGGATCTTGCTTGCCGCGGAGCGGGACCGGTGTCCTTCGACATTCGCCAAGGAGAGCTTCTCGGCCTCGTCGGACTGAGAGGCGCGGGCCAGGAATTGATCGGGCGCGCGCTCTTTGGTTGCGAGCCCGCCAGCGGAGCGGTCCTTTTGAACGGTGCCCGACCCGATCTTTCCAGCCCCGTCTCAGCCATGGCTTCCGGTATCGGCTTGATTGCCAGGGACCGAACCGAAGAATCTGTCGCCATGTCCCTCAGCCTAAGGGAAAACACCTTTCTCAATCCCGGTGCATCCGGACGAGGCATGATGTCCTTCCTGCCGCCGCAGCGCGAGGCCGAAATGGCCTATTCACTCGGCAGCCGCGTCGGCCTCAGACCCAATGATCAGAACCTGGCGATCGAAGCCTTGTCCGGCGGAAACCAGCAGAAGGTGGTCGTGGGCCGGTGGCTCGCGACAGGCCGGAAGTTGTTGATCGCAGAAGACCCGACAGCCGGCGTGGATGTCGGCGCCAAAGCGGACATCTACAAGCTGATCGCCGAGGCCGCCGAGGAAGGGCTGGCTGTGCTCGTCGTCTCCACGGACTTCGAAGAAATTGCTCATATCTGCCATCGCGCCCTGGTGTTTTCTCGCGGTCAAATCGTGCGGGAACTGAGCGGCGCCGATTTAACAACACCGGCGGTCATCGCCGCAGCATCCGCATCCGAAGCGGCCTGATCCAGGGAGGAACCTCATGCAATCGATCGAATCCAATGCGCTCGAACCGACCAGCGCCGAGCTGGCGGGAATGAGCTTTGGCCAGAAAATCCAGCGCCTACTGCCGGTCTATGGCCTCGTTATTCTCACCGCCTTTTTGATCCTGCTGTTTTCCATTCTGCTACCGCAGACCTTTCCGACGCTGCTCAATCTGCGTTCGATCATCTCTGACAAGACGATCATCGCCATTCTATCGCTTGCCGCAATGATCCCGATGGCGGCAGGTCGCATCGACCTGACGATCGGTTACGGCATCGTGCTCTGGCACGTTCTGGCGATCAGCTTGCAGACGATGTTCGGCCTGCCCTGGCCGGTGGCTGTGCTCATCGTCATCCTGCTCGGCGCGCTGACCGGCTTTCTGAACGGGCTGCTGGTGGAAATCGCCAAGATCGACAGCTTCATCGCGACGCTCGGCACGGGCACCGTGCTTTATGCCATTGCTCTTTGGCATACCGGCGGGCGACAGGTGGTCGGCATGCTTCCTCAGGGCTTTTATGCGCTCAACGGCACGATGGTCTTCGGGCTGCCGATCACAGGGATCTATGTGCTTGGCCTCGCGTTCGTCATGTGGATCGTGCTCGAATATCTGCCGATCGGCCGTTACATCTATGCCATCGGCGCCAATCCGAAGGCGGCCGCATTGAACGGCATCCCCGTCCGTCGCTTCGTCATCGGCGCCTTCGTGACGTCAGGCACCCTCGCCGCTATCGCTGGCGTATTGCTCGCCTCCAAGCTGCGTATCGGCCAGGCCAGCGTCGGGCTGGAATATCTTCTGCCGGCACTCGTCGGAGCCTTCCTGGGTTCCACGACCATCAAGCCCGGTCGCGTCAACGTGTGGGGCACCATGATTGGCGTCATCATCCTGGCGGTCGGCATCGCAGGCATCCAGCAGTTCGGGGGCTCGTTCTACGTGGAGCCGCTTTTCAACGGTGTGACCCTGCTCGTCGCCATCGGCATCGCTGGTTATGCGCAGCGCCGGCGGAGCCATGCCGGACGGATGGCTCCGGTACAAAAGCCGCAGCTATCGGCTAAGGCGACCGACAAGTGAAGATCATTTTGGTTTAATTTTCAAAGGGAGGAGAATGAAATGAAACGCAGATTTTTCCTGCAGGCGACCACAGGCTTGTTGATGTTGTGCGCAAGCCACGCCTATGCCGATCCGATGGCGGATGCAAAAGCCGTCGTCGACAAATATGCGACGCCGGTCACCAAATGGGACGGCCCGACCACCGGTCCGAAGGCACAGGCCGGCAAGACCATCGTCGTATTGGCGGGCGACCTGAAGAATGGCGGCATTCTCGGCGTCAGCAACGGTGTCGAGGAAGCAGCAAAGGCGATCGGCTGGCAGGTAAAGGTTCTCGATGGCGCGGGCTCGATCGGCGGACGTACGGCTGCCTTCGGTCAGGCCATTGCACTGCAGCCTGCCGGCATCATCATCGATGGCTTCGATGCCGTCGAGCAGGCCCCGGCTCTGGAACAAGCAAAGGCCGCCAAGATCCCGTTGGTCGCCTGGCATGCCGGCCCGGTCATCGGCCCCGATGACAAGAACGGCCTCTTTGCCAATGTCAGCACCGATGCGATGGAAGTCTCGAAAGCAGCTGCCGACTGGGCCTTTGTCGATGCCAAGGGCAAGCCAGGCGTGATCATCTTCACGGACTCCACCTATGCGATCGCCATCGCCAAGGCGGACAGGATGAAACAGGAGATCGAACGGCTCGGCGGCAAAGTGCTCGAATATGTCGATACCCCGATTGCCGAGACTTCGCAGCGGATGCCCCAGCTAACCACCTCGCTCCTGCAGAAGTATGGCGATAGCTGGACCCATTCGCTTGCGATCAACGACCTTTATTTCGACTTCATGGGCCCGTCGCTCGCTTCTGCCGGTAAGAGCGGCACCGATGCGCCGATCAATGTCGCCGCCGGCGACGGCTCGCAATCGGCCTATGAACGCATCCGCGCCGGTCAATTCCAGAAGGTCACGGTGGCCGAACCGCTCAATCTCCAGGGCTGGCAACTGGTCGACGAACTCAATCGTGCTTTCGCCGGTGAAAAATGGTCCGGTTACCTCTCGCCGCTGCATGTGGTGACGGCAGACAATATCCAGTCCGATGGTGGCCCGAAGAACACGTTTGATCCGGATAACGGCTACAAGGATCAATACAAGAAGATCTGGGGCAAATAATTTAATTCCCTATCAAGCACCGCGCGGCCTCAAAGGGCCGCGCTCAGCCTGCTGAAAAGGCCCGGGCGTCGACGGCAGAACCAACGGCTCTGCATACGACAAGAGTTTCGAACCATTTGATGATCTCAGCCTTCGATGAAAATGAGCGCCGGTGTTTCGAGCAGTGTGCGGACGCGCTGCACAAAGGTCGCCGCATCAAAGCCGTCGATGATGCGATGATCGAAGCTGGATGAGAGATTCATCATCTTGCGCGGCACGAACTGCGTGCCGTCCCAGACCGGCCGTGTGGCGATCTTGTTGACGCCGATAATCGCCACCTCCGGATGATTGATAATAGGCGTGGAGACGATCCCGCCGAGCGCACCGAGCGAGCTGATGGTGATCGTCGAGCCGGAAAGCTCTTCACGCGTCGCAGTGCCGGATCGCGCCGCCTCTGCCAGCCGGTTCATCTCAGTAGCGCAATCCCAGATACCGCGTGCTTCCGCATGCCGCACGACAGGCACGGTCAAACCAACCGGCGTCTGTGTTGCGATACCCATATGGACCGCGCCATAGCGCGTGACGATGCCGGCTTCGTCGTCAAAAGTGGCATTGACATTGGGCTGCTGGGAAATGGCCTTCACCACCGCCTGTACCAGGAAAGGCAGAACCGTGAGTTTCGGATGATCCGCCTTGCGGTCAGCGTTCATGATGGCACGCAACTCCTCGAGCGAGGTCATGTCCACCTCCTCCACATAGGTAATGTGAGGAATACGCGAGGCGGAAAGTGCCATTTTCTCGGCGATCCGGCGGCGCAGTCCGGTCAACTTGATCTCTTCGGTCGCAGTCTTCTGGGTAAGGCCGTCCATTGACATCGTGGGAGCGGCTCCGTGGTTCAAAAGTTGCTCGATATCCTCTCGCAGGATACGGCCCGCTGGTCCGGTCCCCTGCACTTGTGCGAGGTCGATGCCGCTTTCCTTGGCGAAGAGCCGCACCGGGGGTGCGGCAAGCGGCTTTTCGGTCCGCGGCGTCACAGGATCCGACACTGCTGGAGCAAGCTTCGGAAATTTCGCCGTCGACACTTCGGCAGTCGTCTGTGCGATCTCTGCGGACCGAGCCCCGCCGGCATCTCCGGTCGTTTCGATCCGCACCAGCGGAGCCCTCACCGCGATACGCTCTCCGACCTCACCGGCAAGCCAGGTGACGATGCCGTTGACAGGAGACGGGATTTCTACGGTGGCCTTGTCCGTCATGACGGCTGCAATCACCATGTCCTCGCGAACAGGATCTCCTGGCTTCACGAACCACTCGACCAGCTCGGCCTCGGCGACTCCCTCCCCCACATCAGGCATCTCGATGACAAATTCGCCCATGGCTCAGGCTCCCATGACTTCGGTAAGCGCCCGCCCGAGACGGGCAGGGCTTGGGAAATAATCCCACTCCTGCGCATGCGGATAGGGCGTGTCCCAACCGGCAACGCGCACGATTGGCGCCTCTAGATGGTAAAAACAGTTTTCCTGCACCAGCGCGACGACCTCGGCGCCAAAGCCCGAAGTCAGCGTTGCCTCATGCACGACGACACATCGCCCTGTCTTCCGGACCGAATTGATGATCGTATCCAAATCGAGGGGCAGCAGACTTCTGAGATCGATCACTTCGGCATCGATGCCGGCATCCTCGGCCGCGGCTAGCGCCACATGCACCATCGTACCATAGGCAATCACAGTCACCGCCGAGCCTGCGCGCCGGATCTCAGCCTTGCCGATAGGTATCGTATAGTGGCCGTCAGGCACCTCTCCGAGATCATGTTTAGACCAAGGCGTCACAGGCCGCTCGTGATGGCCGTCAAAGGGGCCGTTATAGAGCCGCTTCGGCTCCAGGAACATTACCGGATCCGGATCTTCGATCGCAGCAATCAGCAGGCCTTTGGCGTCATAGGGATTGGATGGCACGATCACCTTTAGCCCGGAGACATGGGTGAAGAGCGCCTCCGGGCTCTGACTGTGCGTCTGGCCGCCAAAGATGCCGCCGCCTGTCGGCATGCGCACGACGATCGGACAGGTAAAATCGCCGTTGGAACGGTAGCGGATACGAGCCGCCTCCTGGGTTAGCTGGTCATAGGCCGGATACATGTAATCGGCGAACTGGATCTCGACACAGGGCTTCAGGCCATAGGCGGCCATACCGATCGCCGTGCCGACGATGCCCGATTCGCTTATCGGCGTGTCGAAGCAGCGCGTCTTGCCATATTTTGCCTGAAGCCCCTGCGTGCATCGGAAAACGCCACCGAAATAGCCTACATCCTCGCCGAAAACGACGACAGTGTCGTCCTCCGCCATCGAAACGTCCATGGCGCTACGCACCGCCTCGATCATCGTCATCCTGGCCATTCTCAGTACCCTGCCTTCTGCCGCTGGCGCCGGATGTGCGGCGGCATCTCGGCATAGACGCCTTCGAAAATGTCCCGAACCGAAGGCTTGCCGCCGGCATGCAATGTGCCGTGCTGCTCCGCCTGGCGCTGCGCCTCCATTACCTCGTCCATGATTTCAGCTTCTGCCTGCACATGCCGCTCCTCAGACCATGTGCCCCGGACGATCAGATGTTTCTTCAACCTCAGCACGGGATCGCCAAGTGGCCAGGCCTCCGATTCCGTCTTCGGACGATAAGCATTCGGATCGTCCGAGGTCGAATGCGCCCCGACACGATACGTCACATATTCGATCAGCGTCGGCCCGAGATTGCGCCGGGCACGCTCAGCTGCCCAGCAGGCAACGGCATGGACGGCGAGATAGTCGTTTCCATCGACTCTCAGCGCGGGAATGCCGAAGCCGAGGCCGCGGGCGGCGAACGTTCCGGAGCCGCCGCGCGCGATGCCCTGAAAGGTAGAGATCGCCCACTGATTGTTGACGATGTTGAGAATGACGGGTGCCTTATAGGTCGAGGCGAAGACGAGCGCTGAATGGAAATCGGATTCCGCCGTCGAGCCATCGCCGATCCAGCCCGCGGCGATGCGGCTGTCATTCTTGATTGCCGAGGCCATGGCCCAGCCCACGGCCTGCACATACTGAGTGGCGAGGTTGCCGGAGATGGTAAAGAATCCGTGCTCCTTGGAGGAATACATGATCGGTAGCTGCCGCCCGTGCAGGGGATCGCTCTCGTTCGAGTAGATCTGATTCATCATTTCGACCATCGGATAATCGTCGGCAATCAGAAGGCCTGCCTGACGATAGGTCGGAAAATTCATGTCTCCCTTCTTGAGCGCCTTGCGGAAAGCACAACTGACAGCCTCCTCGCCGAGATGCTGCATGTAGAAGGACGTCTTGCCCTGCCGCTGAGCCATCAGCATGCGGGCGTCGAATGCGCGCAGCTTCATCATGTTGCGAAGGCCGGTCAGCAACTCCTCATCGGAGAGCGTGCCAGCCCAGGGACCGACCGCCTCGCCCTCGCGGTTCAGCACGCGGATGATGGAATAGGCAAGATCACGGATCTCCTCGGATGCGACATCTACTTCCGGCCGCGGCACGGAACCGGCTTTGGCGATCTTGACGTTGGAAAAGTCTGGCTGGCCGCCCGGGCGGACGGCGGGTTCGGGGACATGCAGAGCCAATTGAGAAGAATCCACCATGTCTAGTCTTTCCTCCTGCGCCGGCCTTGCTCCTCTCCTCCAGAAGCGGGGGCCGCATGTGGTTCTCACAGATTGCGGGCGATCACCATGCGCTGCACGTCGCTCGTTCCTTCATAGATCTGACAGATGCGCACATCGCGATAGATGCGCTCGACCGGGTAATCGGCCATGTAGCCATAGCCGCCATGTATCTGGATGGCGTCGGAGCAGACGCGCTCCGCCATTTCCGAGGCAAAGAGCTTAGCCATCGAGGCTTCCGACAGGCAGGGCAGCCCGGCTTCCCTTAAGGAGGCGGCGTGAAAAACGAGTTGCCGGGCCGCCTCGATCCGCACCTTCATGTCGGCAAGGCGGAATGCGACAGCCTGATGCTCGATGATCGCCTTGCCGAAGGCCGTGCGCTCGCGAGCATAGTCGCGCGCCGCCTCAAAGGCCGCCCGCGCCATGCCGACTGCCTGAGCCGCAATGCCGATCCGGCCGCCCTCGAGATTGGCGAGTGCTATGCGGTAGCCTTCGCCTTCCGAACCGAGCCTCAACTCGATCGGAACGCGCACGCCATTGAAGGCGATCTGGCAGGTGTCAGAGGAATGCAGCCCAAGCTTTTCCTCTACGCGCATCACCTCATAGCCTGCGATGTCCGTTGGAACGATGAAGGCAGTGATGCCTTTTTTGCCGGCGCCAGGGTCGGTAACGGCAAAGACGATGATGACATGGCCGTTCTTGCCTGAGGTGATGAATTGCTTGGCCCCATCAAGTACATAATGATCGCCATCGCGCCTTGCCCTGGTCTTCAGGTTCGAGGCATCAGAGCCAGCCTGTGGCTCGGTGAGCGCGAAGCCGCCAATCCATTCGCCGCTCGCCAGTTTCGGCAGGAAGCGCTGCCGTTGCTCCTCGGTACCGAACTTCAAGATCGGCACGCAGCCGACCGAGCTATGCACGCTCATGATCGTGGAGCACGTGCCGTCACCTGCGGCAATCTCCTCAAGCGCCATGGCATAGGCGACGACACCCGCATCCGACCCGCCATAGGCTTCCGGTACCAGCATGCCGAGCAAACCCAGTTCGCCCATCTCCTTCAGTTCTTCGCGCGGGAAGAGATGCTCCCGATCACGCTTGGCTGCGCCTGGCGCCAGGCGCTCGCGGGCAAAGTCGCGGGCAAGATCGCGAATCTGCTGCTGGAGTTCGGAAAAGATCATCTGTTCCTTCCCTTTCCGCTCGCGCTGCTTGGTTGCGACAGCGGTCGCCTGTTGTAGCCGCCACGGGTCTTATCAAGGAGATAGGGCGCTTTCGTCGTGCTTTCCATGCCCCCGCAACGACAACCGAGGCGAACATTTCGTTGACCTTGGTGGCTCACGTGGATTGCCAAGAGTTCCGGAATCTTCCGGCGGGAGGGAGCAGTTCTTCCCCAAACGGATTGGGACCGCAATCGATTGCGTGCAATTCAACGGTTCCGCAATACCTTCAGGCGTTGCTCTTTTTCGGCGAGCCTATCAGCAAGAATTTATCGGCTGCTGTCGCGTACAATCAGTTCGGGCGAGATCCTGACATCGACGCCCTCGTTGCCGTCAAGGATATCGAGGATCAAACGCGCGGTCTTTTCTCCGATTTCCCGTGCGAAGGCATTGATCGTGGTCAGCGTGGGTACGCAGACTTCGCCGATCTCGTAATTGCCGAACCCGCCAATCGCAAAACGTTCCGGGACGGGAACGCCCAAACGACGACACTCGGTCAGCGCGCCATAGGCCGCAAGGTCGGACACGCAGACGACCGCCTCAGTATCCGGATAGGTTTCGATCAATTTCGCCATAGCATTGGCGCCTTCGCGCATCGAAATGGGCGGCAGGCCGGCGGCGATCAGGCGCGATGCATCAAGCCCATGCGCTTGCATGGCGGCAGAGAAGCCGACCCGCCGCTCACTACCGCGCGTATCGCGCCCGACATCACCGCCGATGAAGGCGATGCGGCGATAGCCGGAGCGGACGAAGTGGTCCACCATGTCGCGAACGGCACCGGCGTTGGAAAATCCGACGTAATGGTCGATCGGTTCGGCGGGAATATCCCAGGTCTCGATCACGGGGATATTGATCGTTTCCAACAGACGTCGCCCGCGTTCCGTATGCTTGCCGCCGGTCACGACAATTGCCTGCGGCTTGCGGCGCAAGAGCTGCTCGATGAGCCGCTCCTCCTCCTGCGTGTTGTAGTTCGTATAACCCAACAGGATCTGCATGTCGCGCGCGGCGAGCGTATCGGAAAGTCCGCCGACGGTATCGGCGAAATTGGCGTTGTTGATCGAAGGAATCGTAACCGCGACGAAACCGGACTTCTGTGAGCGCAGGTTGGAGGCCGTGCTGTCGAAAACGTAACCGAGATCCTCGGCAGCCTGGAGGATGGCCTCTCTTCTCTCCTTACTGATCAGACTGTCGGCCTTGAATGCACGCGACACTGTCATCGGGGAAACCCCCGTCACGCGGGCAACGTCTGCCATGGTCGGCGGTTTGCGATTTTTGCTCATCTATGGCCCGTGTTATCGTTACCATGAGAGTAATATGCCTTTACTTCGAATGGCAAGAGGAACCCTTCGCCATCCTGAAATGAAAATGCGGAGCCTTTCGGCTCCGCACCCAACATCGTCAGCGCAGAATGAGTTCAGAGCACGAATTCGTGGGCGACCGTGACATGGTGATGAATACGCCCTTCAAAGAACCGGGACAGGACGGCTTCGGTCGCCGCGCGGGCTTCCGCACGAACAGGGCTCGCAAGCGCTGCTTCCACCGTAGCCAAGTCCGGATAGTTGACCGCGAGAATCATCGGGTATTCCGGTGCACCTTCGTCTCGTGCTTCGGCGAAGGTCACCCGCACATCGAGAGCACCGGGAAATTGCTTCCATTTCGGCAGGATGGTCTCCATCACCGCGTCGCGAAATGCGGCCGCCTCGCCGTCCTTAACCTTGCCTTCGAATAATGCGTATCGGGTAATCATTCGGCGATCTCCTTGTTCGGCCCCTTGAAAAATTCCATCAATGCGGCCTGGTCCTCGCCGCCGAGGCCGGCTGCCGTCAGCATGCGGTGCACTTCGGCGCAGACGGCCGTCAGCGGCATGGCGGTGTTGGTGCGCCGGGCGAGATCCTGTGCACCGTTCAGATCCTTGACCATGTTGTCGATGCGGCCTGTGCGGCGGTAGTCTTTGGCGACGTAACGCGGCATGTATTCCTGGAGAATGGCGCTGTCGGCTCGTCCCCCTTTCAGCGCCTGCGGGATCTTGGCAGCATCAACGCCGGCATCGAGCGCCAGTTGGGTTGCTTCCGCGACAGCGAGAAAGTTCAGGGCGCAGAGCACCTGATTGATCAGTTTCGTGGTCTGGCCGGCGCCGGGCGGGCCCATATGGGTATAGTTCGAGGCAACGTGCCGAAGCACCACATGCGC of Rhizobium sp. NXC24 contains these proteins:
- a CDS encoding ATP-binding cassette domain-containing protein — translated: MAEDLVRMEKINKFYGRIHALRDVSLSVKTHEVVGLLGDNGAGKSTLIKVLSGAVPLTSGEIIIKGKKVELKNTAEAIAHGIETIFQDSALVPQLSIARNLFLGREPIKGSRFFGRLDQSAMNASARDLLKRVGITKDIPPETAISALSGGERQAVAIARAMQFDSDLIILDEPTNNLGVAETQGVLRFVREARDTGHSCIFIAHNIHHVFQVVDRIIVMRGGRVVADDIDPKLTTIAQVERIITGEEMLNAITS
- a CDS encoding helix-turn-helix transcriptional regulator — its product is MRRRILGMSQTTLAEGLNVTFQQVQKYEKGKNRVGASRLQSVADCLDVPVSFFFEGVSELSESAGEEIFTSGSDLAGFLASGEGIELNRAFAKIKDARTRLKVLSLVKSLVGPYS
- a CDS encoding AraC family transcriptional regulator, giving the protein MRYVTHSVFKIVDADADEMTEHYARTLSPATVEPLHRGSLISVEDRHYAVGRFNVWNGRCHSGMRVTLPSGPDAYALYLPSSGVMAIDSGRKQLVSEPAAGLLGDMSRFDELVLHEDRSHIGIAFEKSAMIRQLSELLDAPVDGDIDFANTVDLATVKGSRITTLGNLIWNCLDVEDEHQSSSTFVERLLQAMMITLLETVPNNYSARLAKQTSPAIPKRLKRAIEYMHANVSSPMSIADIAEAAGTSVRALQAAFQQFKDTTPLNYLRIIRLEGVRKALTDPATSLSVAEVARSWGFSHMGRFAALYQQSFGEMPSNAAKLRRGEGK
- a CDS encoding sugar ABC transporter ATP-binding protein; translation: MDDGKLLEFCDITKEFGGTRALSNVSLDLKPGEILALLGENGAGKSTLIKTLAGIYRPDGGQILFRGKPYHHRPPRPNQRQPIAFIHQDLGLIEWMTVGENVGLAQGYSLRGRLIDWRATDRRTAEALKLVGCDFDPSTRIQELTRTEKSLVAIARALAVEADVLVLDEPTASLPADEVEKLFAAIRPLKERGVAMIYVSHRLDEIFRIADRVAVLRDGQLVGQKPVSDTSPDELIRMIVGRKADQLFVKAERTAGPAIVSVRDLACRGAGPVSFDIRQGELLGLVGLRGAGQELIGRALFGCEPASGAVLLNGARPDLSSPVSAMASGIGLIARDRTEESVAMSLSLRENTFLNPGASGRGMMSFLPPQREAEMAYSLGSRVGLRPNDQNLAIEALSGGNQQKVVVGRWLATGRKLLIAEDPTAGVDVGAKADIYKLIAEAAEEGLAVLVVSTDFEEIAHICHRALVFSRGQIVRELSGADLTTPAVIAAASASEAA
- a CDS encoding ABC transporter permease translates to MQSIESNALEPTSAELAGMSFGQKIQRLLPVYGLVILTAFLILLFSILLPQTFPTLLNLRSIISDKTIIAILSLAAMIPMAAGRIDLTIGYGIVLWHVLAISLQTMFGLPWPVAVLIVILLGALTGFLNGLLVEIAKIDSFIATLGTGTVLYAIALWHTGGRQVVGMLPQGFYALNGTMVFGLPITGIYVLGLAFVMWIVLEYLPIGRYIYAIGANPKAAALNGIPVRRFVIGAFVTSGTLAAIAGVLLASKLRIGQASVGLEYLLPALVGAFLGSTTIKPGRVNVWGTMIGVIILAVGIAGIQQFGGSFYVEPLFNGVTLLVAIGIAGYAQRRRSHAGRMAPVQKPQLSAKATDK
- a CDS encoding substrate-binding domain-containing protein; the encoded protein is MKRRFFLQATTGLLMLCASHAYADPMADAKAVVDKYATPVTKWDGPTTGPKAQAGKTIVVLAGDLKNGGILGVSNGVEEAAKAIGWQVKVLDGAGSIGGRTAAFGQAIALQPAGIIIDGFDAVEQAPALEQAKAAKIPLVAWHAGPVIGPDDKNGLFANVSTDAMEVSKAAADWAFVDAKGKPGVIIFTDSTYAIAIAKADRMKQEIERLGGKVLEYVDTPIAETSQRMPQLTTSLLQKYGDSWTHSLAINDLYFDFMGPSLASAGKSGTDAPINVAAGDGSQSAYERIRAGQFQKVTVAEPLNLQGWQLVDELNRAFAGEKWSGYLSPLHVVTADNIQSDGGPKNTFDPDNGYKDQYKKIWGK